gtgtagtttccaaaatggggtcacttctggggggtttccactgttttgggcccacaggcgcccagaaaccaatccagcaacatctgcactccaaatggcggtccttcccttctgagccctgccgtgtgcccaaacagcagtttatgaccatatatggggtattgccgtactcgggagaaattgctttacaaatgttgggttcttttttttcctttatttgttgcgaaaatgaaaaaatttgagctaaagctacgtcttattgaagaaaaaggattgtttttattttcactgcccgaattctaataaattctatgaaaaatctgtggagtcaaaatgctcactacacccctagagaaattcctcaagaggtgtagtttcctaaatggtgtcactttttgggcgttttcattgttttttcccctcaggggctttgtaaatgtgacatggcctctgcaaaccattcctgcttaatgtgatctccaaaagccaaatagcgctctttcccttctcagcttcgccgtgtgtccaaacagccgtttattaccacatgtggggtattgttttactcgggagaaattgctttacaaattttatggtgctttttcttcttcagtctttgtggaaatgagaaaaaattagctaaacctacattttctttgaaataagttagattgtcattttcagggcctacttccaataatttatgcaaaaaacctgtggggtcaaaacactcactatacccctagataatttcctcaatgggtgtagtttccgaaatggggtcacttgtgggggttatcccctgttttgtcccctcaggggctttgtaaatgtgacctggcctccgcaaaccattcctgctaaatttgagctccaaaagccaaatagcgctctttcccttctaagccctgccgtgtctccaaacaaccgtttattaccacatgtggggtattgttttactcgggagaaattgctttacaaattttacggtgctttttctcctttagtccttgtgaaaatgagaaaaaaaatcgctaaacctacattttctttgaaaaaatgttgattttaattttcatggcctacttccaataatttctgtaaaaaacctgtgcggtcaaaatgctcactgtacccctagataatttccttgaggtgtgtagtttcccagatgggttcacttttgggggattttgactgttttggaaccgcaagagcccttcaaacctgacatgatgcctaaaatgtattctaacaaaaataaggccccaaaatccactaggtgctcctttgcttctgaggccggtgcttcagtccagtagcatgctagggccacatgtgggatatttcctaaaactgcagaaactgggcaacaaatattgagttgcatttctctggtaaaaccttctgtgttataaaaaaaattgtattaaaaatgtatttctgcataaaaatatgaaatttgtaaatttcacctctactttgctgtaattcctgtgaaatgtgtaaagggttactttgaggggtgaagtttttaaaatggggtgactttttgggggtttctaatatataaggccctcaaagccacttcacaactgaactggtccctgtaaaaatggccttttgaaattttcttgaaaatgtgagaaattgctgctaaagttctaagccttgtgatgtcatagaaaaataaaaggatgttcaaaaaacaatgccaaactaaagtagacatatgggggatgttaattagcaacaattttgtgtggtataactgcctgtcttacaagcagatacatttaaaattgagaaaaatgctaatttttgcaatttttcgctaaattttggtgtttttcacaattaaatactgaacatatcgagcaaattttgcaagtaacttaaagtccaatgtgtcacgagaaaacattctcagaatcgcttggataggtgaaagcattccggagttattaccacataaagtgaaacatgtcagatttgaaaaatgaggctcggtcaggaaggtcaaaagtggctaaagagggaaggggttaatatcctgtaaaatgtaatccaGGGTCAATATTTACACATTGGTTGTGAAATatcttgtcatttgagcaggctaccctacttcttataaggtcccctgtaggtattgcctagatggtgtgagctggttgacagctcctagcattaaggatggtagtgcccgaagagggttcacaaaattattccttttctgtattacaattcccctgtaacataatctcaaagaaggtaacagaatccatggatgccgagcctgtaacattgtaaattaaatatattggttttattgtattccataaatggtggtacagacgccacatcacgacccctaaacaaaaaaaaagtaatcgatgtatcgtccatcccacacaatccactcgtaaaagggattattggctgaaaaaatgttgttctcccaccatgtcataaacaaattgtccatggagagggagaattttgaccccatcagggcgtcttctatctgcaataaaataacactatcaaggcagaagtaattatgtgagcgcagatactccactcacattaaaataaattcttgtagatatttggaatacctggtgtatttccgcaaatggaattccattgccttgattgccggaatatgtggtatgcaggcaggcccgccatcagaaatttctgggcttcatacagtcagtggaatccatttgaggaaatacatctgggtcccccattattaggggatttggagaggtggcaacggaaagtcgtgggatgggagcaggacgcaaagtgccagggactctgtgagcgggtggaggagtaggctaagagaacgaaaggtggccgaggcgggagttgggccagagtggatatgacgcttgaccggggtctggggaggggaaggggagagagaccggtggaaaggggagtgaggccggtgggaaggggagagagaccggtgggaaggtgggagagaaggggcaacataaaaaaaaaattaaactgaatctgctgctttaaaacagagtcactcaccaagttgcagagctggccgctgcttctggcccctgcatgggtcccattcctttctacaaaccaattaccgctgatcataaccttgaagagcggcagctgccccctttattttacttttgtggccaggcccctgacagtagtaccagcagtactaccctgatggcaggactgtttgcaggagtactagccaactatgtcatagataacccaagtttcaagaccatgaaaagttatggatttttggcatcccatggaatatgggaacaatagggaattctatcagtaagtattcagcctgtttcttggctaatactcctaatccaattccttcttctagcagcttttttaaaggttctttacatgtggtgcttggtttcgccacaagtttgcgatatgtcgattcattgtctaaaatggtatgaacgtgtctgggatataaacaggaatctagaacaactcctgctccatgcactactaagatttggaggacacagttatatgctggatatatggtgagcacctctgtgttttcacctttagcccttatgtgtatatagtgaaccttttagatggttaatctttacccgctaaggtggaagggttggttccaatgcctaattatggtggtgtctgaggaaataaaggtccttttagatgtcccgatactgaccattaaaaccagcgccaatcgacgatacagcgtatcacaaggagcaatcatcagtaatgtatggggaaaacaatcgttactacacgagaccccgcaccgatctgccagtccagctgcctccgggcactggacaacactgccggaagcagatggttccgaccactgcatagcggccgttcagcagaactgcagctcggcctctattcttgtgtaccttttgtaccattcgtgacccgcttaaaaaccttttacgatatgaatctcagtgtaaaaaattcaagtatctagtctacaataaaaaacaatgagtgctctatactttttattagcttcagtcacttgcaggctgcacacccattaatttcaatataaaacagagtagacttttattttttgacgtgtcattacatctgtatattatatgtggagttgttattatacaccgtctctatgatctgatgacgggcatattctccaaactgcaccaccatgctgcccatacactgactgtatagtctgtctcgccagctaagtccttggtctccgtcatctaatgttgacggataactggcatcgctggactccaccggccggtgagtctgcaccttgttcacactcctcgatgtaggcctgaggctcgttcgcaagtcagactgctagctctgccccctagatgttaatattgatgttcaagtcttgacagctgatattgatgttcacaaccattggatagtacatggggaagtgatctacaaccttgatgtctctgttcctcagcggttcatccctgataaatgcattttatttgttggcactgccgatgtaaaaccacttggtggccagaatggagacggccctttcattggcttttctgatattacatgagaagcctccgcagtgcagtgtggccagagctaggctgagactatataagttcaggtcttacatgacatcatggttgatggcatctttaagaaattcaacatgtctgactacagcctccttgtcctctgagttgaccagatagcttgggatctggaggagcatggtcttcatcaattttgggtggttatgagccagacagctgtagatggatttcaggtcattgatgtttggagagatttccgtccggaaaaatccccgaatgttggctcctttgatgtaggagaggcagctctgcagagatgaagtactggctgctactatctcctggttgtcactatgtaatttcaggagtaaagttggtatacagctcctgactttgtctgtaaaatatccaaatagcggaaggcggcagctctctgtcagatcccttaacaggtttatggccgcaatctggacttctccatccggatagtccatatgctcctgggatattttaatgaattgtctactgaggacagaaagcttcaggcgtctgataatggaggacagcgccctcagtgccgccatgatgatcttgatgctgctggtttttgatagtctaaactccatgtgggcaatgatcttattcttgtagctctccaccagtcttgtagctccggtggtggcattccccagtgcctccatggcgatgctgcacaagatgttatcgtcctcttctatgatcttcagcagatgttggattgcgcactcttggtatttctgctttataagtcttggatgcttcaaagcctcattgaagaacatagctgctgtcattttggcctttgggtccgcattcttcagggcattgagcagaaactgaaggaaatcttttgttattttcctgccagataccagagatgtcacaagcatgttcatcccaatacgctgcttctctgtatcttccagttccttattctccgcagcaaattgctccctgtacttttctaggagctcggcgtgaggaagggtctgtaactcgtcattgcctggctcggtcggctggttttccgatgattcgggtacagtaaagaattccagggcaactttggtggagtcttgaagctcagcatggacatcaggcaaccaggtggaaatgttggccttcatgttgcttatggccttcataagttgcactttgcagctgccacccttcacaatatattcttggatgctgccgcataaacgtcttatagcatagcacaacgtctccttagatagttggtcaggagcatttttgaccacttggcccagcactggcagcatgtccaagatgtgtggcatgatgactgtagcacacagagatgtcacttctgtcaaagtgtcgacaatggcagcattgaaatcctcataaacgatgttgtatctcagttccccgaccaccgcttcaagatggaggatgctcagccagacaataaccttcttagtcatggcgtaggaatagtattgtcccttcatgtactccaccttcaagtgctcacatagcacattgattatatattccttcaggtagtgtgccgcgtctcttctgtactgaatgactctgatgaagaagcggcacatggcggcgttgtattgagatggtaacaggctactcagaatggctttctgaaaaacatccgtataagtgaagagatcttcagccaccttctcctggatgaaataagggacacaggctcctaagacgtcttcttccaccaaatcccaggtgtccaaagcatttctgagctcttcatttgtgtccacacagaatgtctgatgttttctattcatgatcttcatatccacaaatctgctgaggcgagaaatcattgtgtggttacttgtttctaaatcatcttccaaaaagaaaatagattctagacttctctgtcctcaattatcagccccctccccaataaacatgtgataactgcatgaagagcgccctcccaaggcagagacaggacagtgcagccagaggagacagcggcactcctctacactgcgccctctggtggtgtaagaatttaaaggtttcagaaaatgaaagccacatataaggttatatgtaatattatatagggtattttatttgggtaaatcaaagatggaggatcatgggtatagttgcgtttcttaatgaaatgtgtctcatcagtttgcaagattcctattgtttaccctgattctcacaataaatgaccccgaggttcacaggtatctcttacaggtgctaaccagtagtgtgaacccagtcttacccatggacaaactcaggatgtcttaaatgctaaaggtggttgataagtggcaccagtattctatatccgcatgttacatgagggggggagttctttttatcaggaaggtcacactatttgtctctaagaggggcagacaagggggcataaaagacccaagcatgacatgagggcagccacttgggaggccacttgaggagggacatactggaaaggagacttcctggactgtggggagaccatggatggtaactataacctgtcatgtaattgttgatgataaggaaaaagtgtctctgtaaagttccttgtttatggctgtcgctatgtacaaatctccatagaagtctcagaataactaacagtcatttcactctttatacaatatacattttcatacactcaatcttgtatttcatttattgcgcctgaccttagaatctaacccagtaagatggtgaaagagaaacattcttacagtggcagcacatggaactcgctgcaatacttcacaagaaacattctacatgttctcctcttacctctgaatcgtggatctgaagcttctggataaagcaagatttctaaaagtcacaggactcaagaaaaagtcaagtgagagcgacgtaccaaaaagcaagaaactattggtctatagcggctcaacggaatgtgactgatctgcagcttttatagagaaggtgaattatgacatcactgatgacctcacacttaccttacattctaacacacatcaaatgatttttgttttttttcacatatctttattgaatttcagtaataaaaacattacaacatttcaatatccagtgattataaatatcataatgctcaacaatttatctgcacaatttacatcaggcaacatatatctccccaatcccatccccctcccaccccaaagatcattaagtaccataaaattataaccttcttatgataaaataataattataccttcctatagaacaccaatcaattccatatccccaatatttcctcccacttttttatacaatttttcttgtctgctcttattttctcatattctttaattgtcttaaccaacttcaaccaatccataacaattcgggatttaccagccatccaatttcttgcaattattatttttgcgtaaaagagaacattaacccctttgtgcaccgtgacatgctattacatccgggtgcgggtggtgatgtttagagtgcgctccatatgctgcgtgtgtcggctgtgttttacagtggacacccgggactaacagtcgggagcagtgatcgtgctgttcctagctgtttaacccctcaaatgctgcggtcgatcgcgagcatctgaggcattgaaaaaaggggggcggccccctctgacatttcatcacccccccagttagatcagggggtgacaatgattgtaatggcagctcatgggcctaatgatggcacccagagctgccttcacttaacttaagcctgtaaaaatgacaatatactgcaataggttagtatgatcgctggttcaaatcccctagggaggctaataaagtgtgtaaaaaaagtgctaaaaagtttttagtagtgaaaaaaattaaaaacaaatagttaaaaaaaccttttccattttccccctaaagtaatgtaaaaaataaaaaaagtaaacaaaattggtattgctacatgcgtaaaagtctg
This genomic stretch from Rhinoderma darwinii isolate aRhiDar2 unplaced genomic scaffold, aRhiDar2.hap1 Scaffold_69, whole genome shotgun sequence harbors:
- the LOC142728765 gene encoding uncharacterized protein LOC142728765 encodes the protein MKIMNRKHQTFCVDTNEELRNALDTWDLVEEDVLGACVPYFIQEKVAEDLFTYTDVFQKAILSSLLPSQYNAAMCRFFIRVIQYRRDAAHYLKEYIINVLCEHLKVEYMKGQYYSYAMTKKVIVWLSILHLEAVVGELRYNIVYEDFNAAIVDTLTEVTSLCATVIMPHILDMLPVLGQVVKNAPDQLSKETLCYAIRRGRRRQYSKRPSPEQKDVTQIPQRRIQERWEVFICGRRFPVRQKLE